From the genome of Thermogutta terrifontis, one region includes:
- a CDS encoding RNase H family protein, which translates to MALHVDRAQDVAAGRDDDLSVPRLTFTLLYQTGINGNPFRWRFILRSEEGHDEFIAEDEEPGVCGERLELLTIARALESLNQSAKVIIWTHSPAVREGLLFGLHEWPQSGWHWDYYDQRVPVRNRDLWQRIARATRFHEIECRVWRIDPPHWREGDCVSDGVTVSAARSARREGPGEHHPVMKSSLIGQRLRWLVGWIRPSSWRARMASSLKASW; encoded by the coding sequence ATGGCTTTGCACGTGGATCGCGCGCAGGATGTCGCGGCCGGCAGGGATGATGATCTTTCCGTCCCGCGACTCACTTTTACGTTGCTGTATCAAACCGGCATCAACGGGAATCCTTTCCGTTGGCGGTTCATCCTTCGTTCGGAAGAGGGCCACGACGAGTTTATAGCCGAGGACGAGGAGCCCGGCGTTTGTGGCGAGCGACTCGAGCTTCTCACGATTGCCCGGGCTCTCGAATCCCTCAACCAGTCGGCTAAGGTGATTATCTGGACGCACAGTCCGGCAGTTCGCGAGGGCCTCCTGTTTGGACTGCATGAGTGGCCTCAGTCAGGTTGGCACTGGGATTACTACGACCAGCGGGTTCCGGTACGAAACCGGGATTTGTGGCAGCGGATAGCCCGGGCCACCAGGTTCCACGAAATCGAATGCCGAGTGTGGCGTATTGATCCTCCCCACTGGCGAGAGGGAGATTGCGTCTCCGACGGGGTGACTGTCTCTGCCGCGAGGTCTGCTCGAAGGGAAGGTCCCGGAGAGCATCATCCTGTGATGAAGTCGTCGCTGATTGGTCAAAGACTGAGGTGGCTTGTGGGATGGATCCGGCCCTCAAGTTGGCGAGCCCGTATGGCGAGCTCGCTGAAAGCGAGTTGGTAA
- a CDS encoding aldo/keto reductase, whose product MNVESTRREFLQTVIAGLALGRSMLLAQESSPAGLPTRPLGKTGERVSIIGLGGWDIGAIRDEKEAIAIMHEAIDNGLTFFDNCWDYHNGGSEERMGKALAQNGYRDKVFLMTKVCGRDYKTARQNLEDSLRRLRTDRIDLWQFHGIQWNDDPDLIFAENGALKCALEARKAGKVRYIGFTGHKNPRFHLAMLAKPFEWDTVQMPINILDAHYESFQKQVLPVCVERKIGAIGMKALASQGGRLPRELGIPAPLLRRFALSLPISSLICGIQSGENLRQDIEMARNFRPLSDEEVQELLAKAAGPAASGQIEQYKVGNYGCDWWHNLAKRA is encoded by the coding sequence ATGAACGTCGAATCCACACGCCGCGAGTTCCTGCAAACAGTTATTGCCGGTTTGGCACTTGGCCGCAGCATGCTACTGGCTCAGGAGTCCAGTCCCGCCGGGCTACCCACGCGTCCGTTGGGCAAGACCGGCGAACGTGTGAGCATCATCGGGCTGGGTGGCTGGGACATCGGAGCCATTCGTGATGAAAAGGAAGCCATCGCGATCATGCATGAAGCCATCGACAATGGCCTGACATTCTTCGATAACTGCTGGGACTATCACAACGGTGGAAGCGAGGAACGCATGGGAAAGGCCCTTGCGCAGAATGGATATCGCGACAAGGTTTTCCTCATGACCAAAGTGTGTGGACGGGATTACAAAACCGCCCGGCAAAATCTCGAGGACAGCCTCCGCCGTCTTCGCACGGATCGGATCGATTTGTGGCAGTTTCACGGCATTCAATGGAACGACGATCCGGATCTCATCTTCGCCGAAAATGGGGCCCTCAAGTGCGCCCTCGAGGCCCGCAAGGCGGGGAAGGTTCGTTATATCGGTTTTACCGGCCACAAAAATCCGCGGTTTCATCTGGCGATGCTCGCCAAACCTTTCGAATGGGACACTGTTCAAATGCCCATCAACATCCTGGATGCGCATTACGAAAGTTTCCAAAAGCAAGTATTGCCGGTGTGTGTGGAACGTAAGATTGGCGCCATCGGCATGAAGGCCCTTGCTTCGCAGGGCGGCCGATTGCCGCGGGAGCTGGGCATACCAGCGCCCCTGCTCCGACGGTTTGCCCTTTCGCTGCCCATTTCCAGCCTCATTTGTGGCATTCAATCGGGGGAGAACCTGCGGCAAGACATCGAGATGGCCAGGAATTTCCGCCCGCTTTCTGATGAGGAAGTCCAGGAACTCCTGGCGAAAGCGGCAGGGCCCGCGGCCAGCGGTCAAATCGAGCAGTACAAGGTGGGCAACTACGGCTGCGATTGGTGGCACAATCTGGCCAAACGCGCGTAA
- a CDS encoding general secretion pathway protein GspK — MTVNQLGGHQRQGQRRSQRVRHAGTSRRRRGMVLLVVLVTVALLSLAALTLGDLMLAEREGAHISNRMAQARALAASGVEAVRLFVSMDEEWQNDNGGWFNNPAWFSGMVVHQTADPLDTGLFSVIAPDWEDTMGTTIRYGLENESAKLNVNSLLLADQYAENGGRQLLMGLPGMTEDIADAIMDWLDADDEPREFGAEIEYYSGLSPAYATKNGPLETIEELLLVRGVTPELLFGADRNRNGIIDADETIPEAFAGLSADDPVAYRGWSAYLTLYSMELNVRPDGRAKININQDDLEALYNQLEEEFGHDVATFIVGYRQNGPYEGTEQSEPMPADAQIDFSRPSRVKFSTVLDLIGAKVRMQFAGENEPRVIDPVFPNDPALLRTILPLIMANLTATSSKVIPGRININLAPRSILYGIPTLDPSVAEMIIQARPKDPTLIDDENYRYETWILADGLVTLDEMKALMPFITCGGNVYRAQVVGYFAGGGPSCRVEAIVDATVRPARLLFWRDMSHLGRGFPLDVLGSSGQMAGLGRAGTVVSP, encoded by the coding sequence ATGACTGTGAATCAACTGGGAGGACATCAACGACAGGGCCAGCGCCGTTCTCAGCGCGTGAGGCACGCCGGTACTTCGCGCCGGCGGCGTGGGATGGTGCTTCTTGTGGTGCTCGTGACGGTCGCGCTTCTTTCGTTGGCGGCCTTAACTTTGGGAGATCTCATGCTGGCGGAGCGCGAAGGCGCACATATCTCCAATCGGATGGCTCAAGCGCGTGCCCTTGCCGCTTCCGGGGTGGAAGCGGTTCGCCTCTTTGTCTCAATGGATGAGGAATGGCAAAACGACAACGGCGGTTGGTTTAACAATCCGGCGTGGTTCTCCGGAATGGTTGTGCACCAAACCGCCGATCCGCTTGATACCGGGCTTTTCTCCGTCATTGCACCCGATTGGGAAGACACTATGGGCACGACCATCCGATATGGCCTGGAAAACGAGTCGGCCAAGCTCAACGTCAACAGTCTGCTCCTGGCCGACCAATACGCGGAGAACGGAGGACGGCAACTTCTCATGGGGTTGCCCGGCATGACGGAAGACATCGCCGATGCGATCATGGACTGGCTGGATGCCGACGACGAACCGCGGGAGTTTGGGGCTGAAATCGAATACTATTCAGGGCTGTCCCCCGCCTACGCGACGAAAAATGGCCCGCTGGAAACCATCGAGGAGTTGCTCCTTGTGCGGGGGGTGACGCCCGAACTGCTCTTCGGGGCAGACCGCAATCGTAACGGCATCATCGATGCGGATGAAACCATTCCCGAAGCCTTTGCCGGGCTGAGCGCTGACGATCCCGTCGCTTATCGCGGCTGGTCCGCGTATCTCACCCTGTACAGCATGGAACTGAACGTTCGTCCCGATGGCCGAGCCAAGATCAACATCAATCAGGACGACCTCGAGGCTCTCTATAATCAACTGGAAGAAGAATTTGGCCACGACGTGGCGACGTTTATTGTGGGCTACCGCCAGAATGGGCCCTATGAGGGGACGGAGCAGTCCGAACCGATGCCCGCGGACGCCCAGATTGACTTCTCGCGGCCTTCCCGCGTCAAATTCAGTACCGTGCTCGATCTCATTGGTGCAAAAGTCCGGATGCAATTCGCAGGTGAGAATGAGCCGCGGGTGATTGACCCCGTGTTTCCCAATGACCCGGCACTGCTGCGAACCATCTTACCGCTGATCATGGCGAATCTCACGGCCACCTCGAGCAAAGTGATCCCGGGGCGCATCAACATTAACCTTGCGCCACGGTCCATCCTGTACGGAATTCCCACGCTGGATCCCAGTGTGGCCGAGATGATCATTCAAGCCCGACCCAAAGACCCCACTCTCATCGACGACGAGAATTACCGTTATGAGACCTGGATTCTTGCGGACGGCCTGGTGACGCTTGACGAAATGAAAGCCCTCATGCCGTTCATCACGTGCGGGGGTAATGTTTACCGGGCGCAGGTGGTTGGATATTTCGCCGGTGGGGGACCGAGTTGTCGGGTGGAGGCGATTGTTGACGCTACCGTTCGCCCGGCCCGGCTATTATTCTGGAGAGATATGAGCCATCTTGGACGCGGATTTCCTTTAGACGTCCTGGGATCTTCCGGGCAGATGGCTGGTCTTGGTCGTGCAGGGACGGTCGTGTCCCCTTGA
- a CDS encoding prepilin-type N-terminal cleavage/methylation domain-containing protein: protein MRQGRPDRDCPGRVQGNRGFTLLEVIVALGLVAILLAALGAAVDFHYRVVQKARAQVEEAQLARTLLERIAQDIRGAVPYDPVNFEKLIPGLVTQAAQSDLASLAGSSGLDSELLGESTGESNMSELGGDWTMTTLPRSVPGLYGGPDWIEVDVSRLPRPDQLSSEITLSSEGRFIDRVSDVKTVAYFVVSPEETINYSFTTMPGVTGFEEQGGLVRRELDRAVTVWASQSGELDTIDQQLQPIAPEVAAIQFAYFDGSGWTDSWDSGSQGCLPKAVEIRLYLRPKSTGLEETFAGASGALTELSSQDVSGMASTSSGLLLDTSAYHVYRTVVYLPAAHETGTLGATAGAESTGESSSGEQMTPEEEGMEEAPEEQTPSGGGGAAAPGGGRSGGSGRGGDSSRDGDSGRGGDSGRDEGGSRAGEGGRGGTPPGAGPSGGGSPGGFGPPPSGFGGPPSGPPGGPGGPPPGGFPPGGPPR from the coding sequence GTGAGACAAGGCAGGCCCGACCGGGATTGTCCCGGCCGGGTGCAGGGAAACCGCGGCTTCACGCTGCTGGAAGTGATTGTGGCCCTGGGGTTGGTCGCGATTCTTCTCGCTGCACTGGGCGCTGCGGTGGACTTCCATTATCGGGTAGTTCAAAAGGCCCGGGCCCAGGTGGAGGAAGCCCAACTCGCCCGTACGCTACTGGAACGCATTGCCCAGGACATCCGTGGGGCGGTGCCATATGATCCGGTCAATTTTGAGAAGCTCATCCCCGGTCTGGTGACCCAGGCGGCGCAAAGTGATTTGGCGTCGCTGGCCGGCAGTTCAGGGTTGGACAGCGAATTGCTGGGGGAATCAACCGGGGAAAGCAACATGAGTGAACTGGGGGGAGATTGGACCATGACCACGCTTCCCCGGTCGGTCCCGGGGTTGTATGGGGGGCCGGACTGGATCGAGGTGGATGTCAGCCGACTACCGCGGCCGGATCAACTCTCCTCGGAAATAACGTTGTCCTCGGAAGGCCGTTTCATCGACCGTGTCAGCGATGTGAAAACGGTGGCCTACTTCGTCGTTTCACCGGAGGAAACGATCAACTATTCGTTCACCACAATGCCGGGCGTAACCGGATTTGAGGAACAAGGCGGTCTGGTACGGCGGGAACTAGACCGGGCGGTTACGGTCTGGGCATCACAAAGCGGTGAGCTCGACACGATTGACCAGCAGCTGCAGCCCATCGCTCCCGAAGTGGCAGCGATTCAATTTGCTTACTTTGACGGCTCGGGATGGACCGACTCGTGGGATTCGGGTTCGCAGGGATGTCTTCCCAAAGCGGTGGAAATTCGCCTGTATCTGCGGCCGAAATCAACCGGCCTTGAAGAGACGTTCGCCGGTGCCTCCGGTGCACTCACGGAACTGTCTTCCCAGGACGTGAGCGGAATGGCGAGTACCAGTTCCGGACTTTTGCTGGATACAAGTGCCTATCATGTGTATCGCACGGTGGTGTACTTACCGGCGGCGCACGAAACCGGAACTCTCGGTGCCACAGCGGGGGCCGAAAGCACCGGCGAATCGAGTTCCGGCGAGCAAATGACGCCCGAGGAAGAAGGAATGGAGGAAGCACCTGAGGAGCAGACACCGTCAGGAGGTGGCGGTGCTGCGGCACCGGGAGGTGGTCGGTCGGGAGGCTCAGGCCGCGGCGGTGACTCAAGCCGCGACGGTGACTCAGGCCGCGGTGGTGACTCAGGCCGAGATGAAGGTGGGTCGCGCGCTGGCGAGGGCGGTCGGGGCGGCACGCCACCAGGCGCCGGGCCATCCGGAGGGGGCTCACCGGGTGGGTTTGGGCCACCTCCGTCTGGCTTTGGCGGTCCGCCTTCTGGCCCACCGGGAGGACCAGGAGGTCCCCCGCCCGGAGGCTTTCCACCGGGAGGACCGCCCCGATGA
- a CDS encoding type IV pilus modification PilV family protein, which yields MSATVKTIARKPYRRRGPWGFTLLEVILALAILLTSLAAIGQLVYNAYRNAARVRDLTRAQLIAEAILAQLNAGALPLETVADAPVEDIDDTVEPGWLYTVDIAPLELDGLLGVQVIVAQDPSVVAHPVQYSLTQWMLDPTMEFTQPGEEESAAATSTSSGESGAASSETLNE from the coding sequence ATGAGCGCCACAGTGAAAACGATTGCCCGAAAGCCTTACCGCAGGCGGGGCCCTTGGGGCTTCACGCTCCTGGAAGTAATCCTCGCCCTGGCCATTCTCTTGACGTCGCTGGCAGCGATCGGGCAACTGGTTTACAACGCCTATCGAAACGCTGCTCGTGTGCGGGATCTCACACGGGCGCAGCTGATCGCGGAGGCGATTCTGGCGCAACTTAACGCCGGAGCCCTGCCGCTGGAAACCGTGGCCGATGCTCCCGTGGAAGACATCGACGATACGGTCGAACCGGGATGGCTGTACACTGTGGACATTGCTCCCCTGGAGTTGGATGGATTGCTTGGCGTGCAGGTCATCGTGGCCCAGGACCCGAGCGTGGTGGCCCATCCGGTTCAGTACAGCCTGACTCAATGGATGCTCGATCCGACCATGGAGTTTACTCAACCTGGCGAAGAGGAAAGTGCGGCAGCGACGTCAACCAGCTCCGGCGAGAGCGGCGCCGCGTCCTCGGAAACATTGAACGAGTGA
- a CDS encoding pilus assembly FimT family protein gives MVLCDPVSLVDKLARALLAGKKSQRRGRKLKSCWERPVRRGFTLVEIIIVLGLVVIIGGLVLTAIQKPMAGRRLQLAADQIRAEWARARARAMASGQIYCFVCELGGSGYAVQPWSEAGIQSGGVTEVDQSLPPLDSGSTGALPLPGSQGTDTGLGTVIAGRKELPEKITFADLQVMDSDLSATFSESVTGLGIAASVMGIAAPLGGSSSGTTIFFFPDGSTSSALLTLQNEYGRRIDISLRGLTGSVLVGDPYNGEHEGTTTLVGQQGSSP, from the coding sequence ATGGTGCTTTGCGACCCCGTTTCACTGGTCGATAAACTTGCCCGTGCGCTTCTGGCAGGAAAAAAGAGTCAACGGCGAGGGCGCAAACTGAAGTCGTGTTGGGAGCGACCAGTACGGCGGGGTTTCACGCTTGTCGAGATCATCATCGTTCTGGGACTTGTCGTGATCATCGGTGGATTGGTCCTGACGGCCATTCAGAAGCCAATGGCGGGCCGACGACTTCAGTTGGCTGCCGATCAAATTCGGGCGGAATGGGCCCGAGCCCGCGCTCGAGCCATGGCCAGTGGTCAAATCTACTGCTTCGTCTGCGAACTGGGAGGGAGCGGATACGCAGTCCAGCCGTGGAGTGAGGCGGGAATCCAATCGGGTGGCGTGACGGAAGTGGATCAGTCGCTGCCGCCTCTTGATAGTGGAAGCACTGGTGCTCTGCCCTTGCCGGGTTCCCAGGGTACTGACACGGGGCTGGGGACGGTGATCGCTGGTCGCAAAGAGTTGCCGGAAAAGATCACATTTGCCGACCTCCAGGTGATGGACTCCGATCTGAGCGCAACCTTTTCCGAAAGCGTCACCGGTTTGGGAATTGCTGCATCGGTGATGGGTATAGCGGCACCCTTAGGTGGCAGTTCATCTGGCACAACCATCTTTTTCTTTCCCGATGGATCGACCAGTTCGGCCCTTCTGACGCTGCAAAACGAGTACGGACGGCGAATTGACATCTCCCTGCGGGGACTGACCGGCTCCGTGCTGGTCGGAGATCCTTACAACGGAGAGCATGAAGGGACCACCACATTGGTCGGGCAACAGGGCTCTTCGCCATGA
- the gspG gene encoding type II secretion system major pseudopilin GspG → MKPRTIWKGMNRERRRGLTLIEVLIVLTILLVIASLAVTNLIPMQRRAYENAARTQIKAFEQACDAYYLDLNDYPPSLDALIAPPADLPDPTKWNGPYLNAQAVPLDPWQHEYLYMYPPQRNTTGRPDIWSMGPDGVDGTEDDITNWGQ, encoded by the coding sequence ATGAAGCCAAGGACCATTTGGAAAGGGATGAATCGGGAACGTCGGAGAGGTTTGACCCTCATCGAGGTGCTCATCGTGTTGACGATCCTCCTGGTGATCGCCTCGCTGGCTGTAACGAACCTCATTCCGATGCAGCGTCGGGCATACGAAAATGCCGCGCGGACGCAGATCAAGGCGTTTGAACAGGCGTGTGACGCGTACTATCTCGATCTCAACGACTATCCGCCCTCTTTGGATGCCTTGATCGCCCCACCCGCGGATCTCCCCGACCCTACCAAATGGAATGGCCCCTACCTCAACGCGCAGGCCGTGCCTCTGGATCCCTGGCAGCATGAGTATTTGTACATGTATCCGCCGCAGAGAAACACAACAGGGCGGCCAGATATCTGGTCGATGGGCCCCGACGGCGTGGACGGAACAGAGGACGATATCACAAATTGGGGCCAGTAA
- a CDS encoding type II secretion system F family protein, whose amino-acid sequence MPEFSYVAVDSSGKKVTGSIEAATQREALATIASRELYPVEIRAEAPPRRLFQRSRVPAQTMAVVYGQLADLLRSGVPLLKALQIVRAQSIHPVLKEVLGEVARRVEDGAGLGDAMARFPHIFSEMAVSMVRAGSEGGFLEEALYRVSEFTEATEDLRKRVKGAMAYPVMLIVIGTIVVSALLVFLVPKFEGLFENLRNRNELPALTEGLLSFSAFIQSWGLWVAGGLIVVIMGLRAWLRSESGRRLWDQYIIKVPVLGTIVLNFAVARFCRVLGTLLRNGVQILRALEIASEATGNVLLAEAIQKAAKSISQGQRLAVPLASCRLFPPMVIEMISVAEEANTLETVLIQIAEALERRTWRQLDVGVRLLEPILLLLVASGVLVVVVALLLPIFKMSQAI is encoded by the coding sequence ATGCCGGAATTCAGTTACGTCGCGGTTGATAGCAGCGGCAAAAAAGTGACCGGGTCGATTGAGGCAGCGACCCAGCGGGAAGCGCTCGCCACGATCGCCAGCCGGGAGCTTTATCCCGTCGAGATCCGCGCGGAAGCTCCGCCCCGGCGTCTTTTTCAACGAAGTCGGGTGCCCGCCCAAACGATGGCCGTCGTGTACGGTCAGCTCGCCGATCTTCTTCGCAGTGGTGTTCCGCTGTTAAAGGCGCTGCAAATCGTGCGGGCGCAGTCGATTCATCCCGTTCTCAAAGAGGTTCTTGGTGAAGTGGCCCGGCGGGTGGAAGACGGGGCCGGACTGGGCGACGCCATGGCCCGCTTTCCGCACATCTTTAGCGAGATGGCGGTGAGCATGGTGCGGGCGGGGTCCGAAGGTGGTTTTCTGGAAGAGGCCCTTTACCGCGTCTCGGAATTTACCGAAGCCACCGAAGACTTGCGGAAGCGTGTCAAAGGGGCGATGGCCTATCCCGTCATGCTGATTGTCATCGGCACGATCGTGGTGAGTGCACTCCTGGTTTTTCTTGTACCGAAGTTCGAGGGACTTTTCGAAAATCTCCGCAACCGCAATGAGTTGCCCGCGTTAACCGAAGGACTGCTCTCGTTTAGTGCTTTCATCCAATCATGGGGGCTTTGGGTGGCGGGCGGACTAATTGTGGTGATTATGGGACTTCGCGCCTGGCTGCGAAGTGAATCGGGCCGCCGCTTATGGGACCAGTACATCATTAAAGTGCCTGTTCTGGGAACGATTGTTCTCAACTTCGCGGTCGCCCGCTTTTGTCGCGTGCTTGGAACCCTGCTGCGAAATGGCGTTCAGATTCTGCGAGCCCTGGAGATTGCCAGCGAGGCGACGGGAAATGTCCTTTTGGCCGAGGCAATCCAGAAAGCCGCCAAGAGTATCTCTCAGGGCCAGCGATTGGCTGTGCCTCTGGCCAGTTGTCGGCTCTTTCCCCCTATGGTTATCGAGATGATCTCGGTGGCGGAAGAGGCCAACACCCTGGAAACCGTCCTCATTCAGATTGCGGAGGCCCTGGAGCGAAGAACGTGGCGTCAGCTCGACGTGGGGGTACGGTTACTCGAGCCCATCCTGTTGCTCCTGGTGGCGTCCGGCGTTTTGGTGGTGGTCGTGGCGCTGCTCCTGCCCATCTTCAAGATGAGTCAGGCGATTTAG
- the gspE gene encoding type II secretion system ATPase GspE, which yields MEVRQGDELSAFSPQRSEQSDTQGLSRLTKSDVSMEAGEILVRKGLLTPQQLQLARRNQGEGRRLDQAAVGLGLLTEEEALRALGEELGIEYVDLSEVKIDPSILRNFPVKFIYRESLFPIKEENGTLVVATSDPFNLYPLDELATATGKTVVPVLASRAEIAKLIKTYLGVGGETIDELIAQSQQEEENQIELLEEIETDGSELSQLAQEPSVVRLVNEILLEAIELRASDVHIESQPSGLKIRYRIDGVLHPQPVPPEINRFQAAIISRLKIMARLNIAERRLPQDGRIQLRVAGREVDVRVSVIPMIHGEGVVLRLLDKGAMEFNLRKLGMEEDVYQKFHELINLPHGIILVTGPTGSGKTTTLYSALLEIRDESIKIITTEDPVEYQLEGINQIQVHPKIGLTFANSLRSILRHDPDVILVGEIRDLETAENAIQASLTGHLVFSTLHTNDAAGAFTRLTDMGVEPFLVSSTVEAVMAQRLVRTLCPECKEPYRPKPEELPRDFPKEILEEGVLLYRAVGCRACRHVGYKGRIGIFELLVSSERIRELAHDRASSWAIRQAAIEEGMITLRQDAWRKVLSGRTTIEEIDRVTRPDEH from the coding sequence ATGGAGGTTCGTCAGGGCGACGAGTTGTCCGCGTTTTCTCCGCAGCGGTCCGAGCAATCGGACACCCAGGGGCTAAGCCGTTTGACGAAGAGTGACGTTTCGATGGAAGCCGGTGAAATTCTCGTGCGAAAAGGACTTTTGACCCCCCAGCAGTTGCAGCTTGCCCGGCGCAATCAGGGCGAAGGACGGCGTCTCGATCAGGCGGCCGTTGGGCTGGGGTTGCTCACGGAAGAGGAAGCGCTCCGCGCGCTGGGGGAAGAGCTCGGCATTGAGTACGTCGATCTTTCGGAAGTCAAAATCGATCCCAGCATTCTGCGAAATTTCCCGGTGAAATTCATCTATCGGGAATCGCTGTTCCCAATTAAGGAGGAAAACGGCACCCTGGTGGTTGCCACGAGCGACCCATTTAATCTTTACCCCCTCGACGAACTAGCAACCGCAACGGGGAAAACCGTCGTCCCCGTCCTTGCCTCGCGGGCGGAAATCGCCAAGCTTATTAAGACCTATCTCGGGGTCGGCGGAGAGACAATCGACGAACTGATCGCCCAGAGTCAGCAGGAAGAAGAAAATCAGATCGAATTGCTGGAAGAAATTGAGACAGATGGATCGGAGCTGTCTCAGCTCGCCCAGGAACCGTCGGTCGTTCGCCTGGTCAACGAGATTCTGCTGGAGGCGATTGAACTGCGGGCGAGCGACGTCCACATCGAGTCGCAGCCCTCGGGACTGAAAATCCGTTACCGCATCGACGGCGTTCTCCATCCGCAGCCGGTTCCCCCGGAGATCAACCGTTTCCAGGCTGCCATCATCAGCCGCCTCAAGATCATGGCCCGTCTCAATATTGCGGAGCGTCGTCTCCCGCAGGACGGCCGAATCCAATTGCGGGTGGCAGGTCGCGAGGTGGACGTGCGTGTCTCGGTCATCCCCATGATCCACGGCGAGGGGGTTGTGCTCCGTCTGCTCGATAAAGGGGCGATGGAGTTCAACCTCCGCAAGCTAGGCATGGAAGAGGATGTTTACCAGAAATTCCACGAATTGATCAACCTGCCCCACGGCATCATCCTGGTGACCGGTCCGACGGGTTCTGGTAAGACGACCACGCTCTACAGCGCTCTGCTGGAGATTCGCGACGAGTCGATCAAGATCATCACCACTGAAGACCCCGTCGAATATCAGTTGGAAGGAATCAATCAGATTCAGGTGCACCCCAAAATCGGGCTGACTTTCGCTAACTCCTTGCGGAGCATCCTGCGGCATGACCCGGATGTGATTCTGGTGGGTGAGATCCGCGATCTGGAGACTGCCGAGAACGCCATCCAGGCATCCCTCACCGGTCACCTTGTGTTCAGCACTCTGCACACCAATGATGCCGCGGGGGCCTTTACCCGTTTGACCGATATGGGGGTGGAGCCTTTTCTGGTGTCGAGTACCGTCGAGGCGGTGATGGCCCAGCGATTGGTCCGCACCCTGTGTCCGGAATGCAAGGAACCATATCGGCCAAAACCCGAGGAACTGCCGCGTGATTTCCCCAAGGAGATTCTCGAGGAAGGCGTCTTGCTGTACAGGGCGGTAGGTTGTCGGGCGTGCCGGCACGTGGGGTACAAAGGCCGAATCGGTATTTTTGAGCTCCTGGTCAGCAGCGAGCGGATTCGTGAGCTGGCGCACGATCGGGCGAGCAGTTGGGCGATCCGTCAGGCCGCCATCGAAGAAGGCATGATCACGCTCCGTCAGGACGCTTGGCGGAAAGTTTTGAGCGGCCGGACTACAATAGAGGAAATCGACCGCGTCACCCGTCCGGATGAGCATTGA